The window CCAGCACAGCGAGCGAGCGCTTGGGTTCCCGCTTCACGGGCGACGCCACGACGGTCACCCAGTCCAACATCCAGCGCACAGTCAGATTCCGCCAGAGGCCCGGCGCGCCAAGATTCTTCAACATCATCACCAGACTATTCCGGTGGTTGTAATACATCTTGTGGTAGCGTTCCGCGGATAGCGCCGCTCCGGCCCAATGGTAAACGACTCCCCGTGGAGCAACTTTCACGGTCCAACCCGCCAGCCACAAGCGCCAGCACAGATCAAGTTCTTCCATATGCAGGAAGAAATCGCTGTCCAGTCCGCCCACGTCATAGTAGGCGTCGCGACGAATAATCAGCGCGGCACCGGTCGCCCAGTGAATCGGAATGACGTCGTCATACTGATGTTCGTCGCGCTCGACCGTGTCAAAGACCCGCCCGCGCACAAACGGATACCCGTATCGATCGATGAACCCACCGCTTCCGCCGGAATACTCCAGCATTTCGCGATTCTGAAATGACTTCAGTTTCGGCTGTACCGCGGCGAGCGTGGGCTCAGCTTCGAGCAGTGCAATAGCCTGATCAAGCCACGCTGGCTCAACTTCGACATCGAAATTGAGCAGGACCGCGTACTTCCCCGTGGTCCGGTCCAGCACTGCATTATATGCGCCGCTGTAGCCTAAGTTATGATCGAGGGGGAAGAGCTGGACGGAGGGATGATGTCGGCGCAGGTATTCGAGACTGCCGTCATTGGAGCAGTTGTCAACAACAGCAACTTCAATGGGCTGATAGTTCGACCGGGCGAGGCTCTCGAGGCAACCCGGAAGGAACTTTAAACCATTGTAATTCAGTATGATAACAGAAACGAGTGGCTGCTGTGACAGTCCGCACTCCTTAGGTACGCAAGTCAAAGAAGGTAATGAATCTACCCCGGATTGTCAAGGGTATTTGCACATTCCCCGTGCCGATCCAGAGTGGGATACGCAGTTTTTGCACGTTCATATCTTCTCCAAGTCGGCTGCGCTGATCCACCCCTGCCGGCCATCGACGAGCGCGATGCGAGTCCAGCCTGTCAGGGTTTCGCCGATTTTGACTGAAGTACCGTTGTGCAGGGCAAACAACTGTTTGCTGCCGTCATCGGGGGCGGAGTAGACGTCGGTCTTTTCGGCCATAATGACACCGCGCGGCTGCAGCTCAACCACCGCCCGCCAGCCGTACCAGGCACCCGCCAGTATGAACAGTCCCAAGGATGCGACCATCACTCGCTGGACGATCCGCCGGGCCCACCACGGCTGCAGCAGACGAAGCGCGGCAACCAGGGCTGCAATCACGCCCAGCGCCTGCAGCGCCGCGGCCAACTCCCGCAGCGTGAGCGTGTCCCGCAGCGCATCGACCCAATTCCAGATCGCCAGCCGGATCGGGGGGTCGATCCGATCCACAATCCGTCGTCTTGCTTCCTCGAGATTCGCCTGCAGATCCCGCTCTCGCGGCAGGTCGGCTCGCGCCCGTTCGTAGTAGAGAATTGACCGGCCATAGTCGCCCTTGCGGAAATAGGCGTTCCCGAGATTGAAATACGTCGGACCGCTGGCCTCCCCGGATTGGAGGATGCTTTCCCACGCGCTGACCGCACCGTCGATCTTGTTTTCGCGATACAGGCGCAGCCCTTCGTCGAATCTCGCGAGCGGATCGGACTGCGCAACAAGGGATAGTCCCAACACCAGGAATGCGATCGAGCACGGTAGCCTCATGCCGCGGACTCCTTCGCCTTTGCGCCGCGACTGAACTCCGCGATCACCTGCTTCGCGCGTTCCGTTAACTGCCCGGCGGTCGTTAAGTCCGCCGAGCCCACGGCAAACCGGACGAGATTGCAGTCGCGCTGCAAATCGAGAATCTGACTCAGGAGTTCAGGAGACTCGCCTTTGTCGAGCCAGGCATCGCGCAACAAGATCGGACTGCCCGATTCCGTGATGTCGGCTCCCGAATGCGCGAGAATGGCATCCAGACACGCGGACACATCGCGGCAGGCGTCCAGCGGCTGCTTGGCGGAGATCGCTTTCAGGGCGAGATTGAGTTGCTTCTGGGCGGCCTGTATCTGGCGGACTCGCGACGGCCTGGCTTGCAGAGCGGCGGCGCGCCGGGTCAAGACCAGATGCAATGCGGCCAACCCCATCCATGGTGCTCCGGTCAACAGCCAGAAATTGTATTCCCGATGCGGCCGGGAACCGCGCGCATGAAAGGAACCGGGTTTGGTCTTCGCGAACGCGATATCCGTATCGACGGAGGTGACGTCACGCCGCTGGACTTGCGCGGGCGTTCCGCTCCCGGGAGCATCCCCGCGATCCACAGTCAACACAATCGCGGCGGTCGCGATCGTCGCGTACTTCTCCGTCGCGGGGTCGAAATACGAATATGCAATTTCCGGGATCCGCTGCACTCCCGGCGCGCGCGGAATCAGCACATACTCGAAGATCTTGGCCCCGCCGATTCTGCCGCCGCTGCGATTGATCTGTTCACTCTGTTTCGGATCGTACCGGTCGAAATCCGGCGGAAAACTAATCAGCGGTTCCGGCAGCATCTTAATGTTACCCGTACCTTCCAGCCGGACCGTCAATGTCACCGCGTCGTTCGTGCGGGTCGCCGGACGGTCCACCGTGGCGCTGATTCGGAGCGAGCCGACGGCGCCATTGAAGCCGGGCGGCGCGCCGTCCGGCAGCGGTGCGACTTTCAGTTTCACGGGCGGAGATTGCACCTTGACTTCCTCGCGCGGCGACCCCAGCCGGAAGAACGGATCATTAAAGATATCGAACGGATCCCGGCCACGACTGCGCGAGCGTTCGACCTGCGTGGTGACGATCATCGGCTCGATTTCAAGCTCGCCCGACCCCGTCGCGAACATGGCGAATTTCCGAATCACCGCGGCCTTGTAGGACTTGCCCCCGATCATCTCGTCGGTCAACGTGAGTTGATTCGGCATCGGAATCTCTTCCACCCAGAACCCCGCCGCCCGCGGCAACTGCGTGATCTCCGGACTCGTCAT is drawn from candidate division KSB1 bacterium and contains these coding sequences:
- a CDS encoding glycosyltransferase family 2 protein, which translates into the protein MTCVPKECGLSQQPLVSVIILNYNGLKFLPGCLESLARSNYQPIEVAVVDNCSNDGSLEYLRRHHPSVQLFPLDHNLGYSGAYNAVLDRTTGKYAVLLNFDVEVEPAWLDQAIALLEAEPTLAAVQPKLKSFQNREMLEYSGGSGGFIDRYGYPFVRGRVFDTVERDEHQYDDVIPIHWATGAALIIRRDAYYDVGGLDSDFFLHMEELDLCWRLWLAGWTVKVAPRGVVYHWAGAALSAERYHKMYYNHRNSLVMMLKNLGAPGLWRNLTVRWMLDWVTVVASPVKREPKRSLAVLAAHFYVLRNLRNVFRKRRAVQRLRKVADHDLQHVIFPHSVIWRYYFHNQKLCSQLLNRW
- a CDS encoding tetratricopeptide repeat protein, with translation MRLPCSIAFLVLGLSLVAQSDPLARFDEGLRLYRENKIDGAVSAWESILQSGEASGPTYFNLGNAYFRKGDYGRSILYYERARADLPRERDLQANLEEARRRIVDRIDPPIRLAIWNWVDALRDTLTLRELAAALQALGVIAALVAALRLLQPWWARRIVQRVMVASLGLFILAGAWYGWRAVVELQPRGVIMAEKTDVYSAPDDGSKQLFALHNGTSVKIGETLTGWTRIALVDGRQGWISAADLEKI
- a CDS encoding protein BatD is translated as MRAIVFALLLTAAGAFAQYRLAASVDRNPVRVGDALSLTVTFEGASSGVPSPALPTLGKLQVTGGPFSSTNFSMVNGRTSSSIIYTYRLRATAEGHGEIGPVSLVYQGKTFTTNPISVKILAAGAATPPAGGGGADAPGAADNVFIRAIPDKTSLVQGEQVTVSYKIFFNVQMTSPEITQLPRAAGFWVEEIPMPNQLTLTDEMIGGKSYKAAVIRKFAMFATGSGELEIEPMIVTTQVERSRSRGRDPFDIFNDPFFRLGSPREEVKVQSPPVKLKVAPLPDGAPPGFNGAVGSLRISATVDRPATRTNDAVTLTVRLEGTGNIKMLPEPLISFPPDFDRYDPKQSEQINRSGGRIGGAKIFEYVLIPRAPGVQRIPEIAYSYFDPATEKYATIATAAIVLTVDRGDAPGSGTPAQVQRRDVTSVDTDIAFAKTKPGSFHARGSRPHREYNFWLLTGAPWMGLAALHLVLTRRAAALQARPSRVRQIQAAQKQLNLALKAISAKQPLDACRDVSACLDAILAHSGADITESGSPILLRDAWLDKGESPELLSQILDLQRDCNLVRFAVGSADLTTAGQLTERAKQVIAEFSRGAKAKESAA